ATCCTTCGTTGGATAATTGATCTGTCTGTAATTTTATTTGTCAAATCAAATCATCAAGTTCTTCAACAGGCGAGAAATATCCCGCGTTAATAAATTCTTTCAACAATTGGTTTCCTTCAAGCAACGAGATTGTGGACTGTCTGACAAGCGCACCAAGAACACCAACACTTCCCGAAACACGTATTTGTTCACGAAATCCGATCTGACGAGCCTTGCGATCATCAGTGAGAAGTTCATGGTTACGGCATATGGCGATAGCCAAGCTGTCAGATTCACCGTTGCCCAACTCCAATCTATAACGTTGTGAAAGATAGATTTCTTTGGGATCTGTGATATCGATTTGATTTATCCACGATAAGTCTGTTTCAGAAAATAAGCCTCTGCTGATACCCCGTTGAAACTCCTCCCTGACTGCCTGAACGATCAATCCACGATTTCGGCAGAATAGTTCTAATAGTTGAAGGTGGTTTGTACGTGCAAAATTAGACAATACGGTATTGTCAATAATGATCACTTCGTACGCCCCATTTGATCAGCAGCAGCAATTTCAGCTTTTAATTCATCGACGGATTGACTCCCTTCTCTCAGTGGAATGCCCTGTTTGAGAAAGCGTTGTCGCAGTTCTTCTCGATGAAGACCGAGAAGTTCTGCTGCTTTGCCGAGGTTAATATCACCATCGAGATAAGCACCGATCACCAGTTTTTCAAGACGTACGGGGTTTGATTCATAGAAATGATGGAGTACATCATCTATCAAATCGGGGTCCGTTTCGCTCATTTTTTCGAGTTGCTTAATTTGCCAAGAAGCCATTTTACTATTCCTGTGTAAAGAGGGATGGTCAACGGAAATTTTTGGATTAGTTTGTCCATTAAAATATGGACAAGGTCGGAATAAGTAGCAAGTCCAGATAAGAAATTGATTTTATGCATGTTGGTTGCGAGTAATAATACCGCGAGATTACTGACTTTTCTCAGAAATATATCTCTTAAACAAGATCAGATTACCCCATCCTCAGGCTACGATCTTCAAGGGACAGGTCAATACGGATGTTGCCACGGCGATGCGATTCTCTTATGGCGATGCCGATTTCAAGGGCTTCGCGACCGAACTCGCCGGGGCAGATGTCCTCGCGGCCCTGTTCAATAGAACGGCAGACGCCTTCGATGGCGTCAACCATTGAGCTTCTGGGATGCCAGGGTCCCGGGAGATGCGTCTGGGTGGGCGCGCCGGTTTCGGGATGCGGGGTCCATATTTCGAATTGGGCATGGGCGTTGCGGGAGATGATGCGGCCGGTTTCGCCGATGAATTCCAGGGACCAGGCAAAGGAGCTGGTTTCGGAGCGGGAGTTTAAGATGGTGCGGATGCCGTTTTCATATACGATGATTCCCGATCCGGGGATGTCGGCGTTGGATTGGGCTTGTTTGTCTGTGTCGATGAGGCCGACTACCCATTGGGCAGGGGCACCGGCAAAGAGGCGGAGTAAGGTCAGGGTGTGGCTTTGAATATTGGAAAGGCTGGCGGGGCTGTGGCAGATCATTGTTTTTAAGGGGCCAATGACGCCTTCGGCAATGAGTCGGCGGGCGTTTGTGTAGTAGCTATACCAGTTGAGGTGACAGGCCATTGAGAGGATGACGTTGTTTTTGGCGCAGACATCGATCATGGCATCGGCATCGGCCAATGTGCGGCACATTGGTTTGGTGGCAAAAATGGCTTTGACCCCCAGTTCGGCCAGGCCGACCGTGATTTCAGCGCGGGGTTCGGGGCGGGTGGTCAGACATACCACGTCGATTTGTTCTTTTTCGACCATTTCCCGGTAATCGGTGTACAGGGCTGATACGTCCCAGCGCTGTTTGAAGTCCTCGAGTTTGGCGGGGTCATCATCAGCGGCAGCTACAAGATCGATCCCCCGGGCTTCAATCATTGCAGGCGCGTGTGCCCAGGGCCACGGGTAATGGGGCATGCCGATGTGTTCGTCGTCAATGGTGCTGCCCATTCTGCCGCATCCTACAACAGCACCGCGATAGGTATTTTGGGGAGCGGTATCTCGTACGGTCTGAAAGGCTTTACCTTTGGGTTCGGCCATTGGGTTCTCCTTGAGGTGGTGAGCGTCATCTCGTTTTTAAGCGTGTAGCATTCTCATGAATGTGTCATAGTTTGAATAGTCTTCAACCCAAAACTCACATTTCCCCTTTAAGCGTGGTCCTACGCCTATGAAATGCCATCCCAATTTTTTGGTTGCCTGTATATCCCACACAGCATCACCGACATATACGACGCGATGGAAATCATTTCCCAATGCAGATAGACATTTTTTCATGATTTCC
The window above is part of the Gemmatimonadota bacterium genome. Proteins encoded here:
- a CDS encoding DUF3368 domain-containing protein, coding for MIIIDNTVLSNFARTNHLQLLELFCRNRGLIVQAVREEFQRGISRGLFSETDLSWINQIDITDPKEIYLSQRYRLELGNGESDSLAIAICRNHELLTDDRKARQIGFREQIRVSGSVGVLGALVRQSTISLLEGNQLLKEFINAGYFSPVEELDDLI
- a CDS encoding Gfo/Idh/MocA family oxidoreductase — encoded protein: MAEPKGKAFQTVRDTAPQNTYRGAVVGCGRMGSTIDDEHIGMPHYPWPWAHAPAMIEARGIDLVAAADDDPAKLEDFKQRWDVSALYTDYREMVEKEQIDVVCLTTRPEPRAEITVGLAELGVKAIFATKPMCRTLADADAMIDVCAKNNVILSMACHLNWYSYYTNARRLIAEGVIGPLKTMICHSPASLSNIQSHTLTLLRLFAGAPAQWVVGLIDTDKQAQSNADIPGSGIIVYENGIRTILNSRSETSSFAWSLEFIGETGRIISRNAHAQFEIWTPHPETGAPTQTHLPGPWHPRSSMVDAIEGVCRSIEQGREDICPGEFGREALEIGIAIRESHRRGNIRIDLSLEDRSLRMG